One genomic region from Gemmatimonadales bacterium encodes:
- a CDS encoding helix-hairpin-helix domain-containing protein, which yields MTARRDELQTLPGIGPSLAADLRALGVRRVADLKRRDPERLYAQLNRLRGTRQDPCVLYAFRCAFYSARTKRPKAELLKWWNWKDRAVRAT from the coding sequence GTGACAGCACGAAGAGATGAGCTCCAGACGCTGCCCGGGATCGGCCCGAGCTTGGCGGCTGATCTACGAGCGCTTGGAGTTCGACGGGTCGCTGATCTGAAGCGGCGCGACCCCGAGCGCCTCTACGCCCAGCTGAATCGTCTGCGCGGCACGCGCCAGGATCCGTGCGTCCTGTACGCGTTTCGCTGCGCCTTCTACTCGGCACGCACGAAACGGCCGAAGGCCGAGCTGCTGAAGTGGTGGAACTGGAAAGATCGTGCGGTGCGCGCGACGTAG
- a CDS encoding OmpA family protein gives MLRIRRHVLVLMLAAVGSSALQGCARNAQRGLVIGAAGGAVIGGVIGKVSGSTAKGAIIGAAVGGAAGAIIGDQMDRQAHELKQNIPGATVERVGEGIQVTFESGLLYDFDSDVVKPAARSNLRALAQSLEKYPGSDLLILGHTDSVGTDEYNKRLSVRRADAAAEYLVAQGVERSRIGTGGLGEEEPIASNANDAGRSQNRRVEVAIYASEKLREEARRKAGTR, from the coding sequence GTGCTCCGCATCCGCCGCCATGTCCTCGTCCTCATGCTCGCCGCCGTCGGCTCGAGCGCACTCCAGGGATGCGCTCGCAACGCTCAGCGAGGCCTGGTGATCGGCGCCGCCGGCGGAGCCGTGATCGGGGGCGTGATCGGCAAGGTTTCCGGCTCCACCGCCAAGGGTGCCATCATCGGGGCCGCCGTCGGGGGTGCCGCCGGTGCCATCATCGGCGACCAGATGGACCGACAGGCCCACGAGCTCAAACAGAACATCCCCGGCGCGACGGTCGAGCGGGTGGGCGAGGGCATCCAGGTCACCTTCGAGTCCGGGCTGCTCTACGACTTCGACTCCGACGTGGTGAAGCCTGCCGCCCGAAGCAACCTCCGGGCACTGGCCCAGAGCCTGGAAAAGTACCCCGGCTCCGACCTGCTGATCCTGGGCCATACCGACAGCGTGGGCACGGACGAGTACAACAAGCGACTCTCGGTCCGGCGCGCCGACGCGGCAGCGGAGTATCTGGTGGCCCAAGGCGTCGAGCGCTCCCGGATCGGGACCGGCGGGTTGGGTGAAGAGGAGCCGATCGCGAGCAATGCCAACGACGCGGGCCGCAGCCAGAACCGCCGGGTCGAGGTGGCGATCTACGCCAGCGAGAAGCTCCGCGAGGAAGCCAGGCGGAAGGCAGGAACGCGCTGA
- a CDS encoding phosphatase PAP2 family protein, translated as MPAFLTSWRHRRERLGGWLRTLAWYWIAIVSASLLGLSLFAWVGSEVVEQETRGFDEAVRTWVLAHQIPQVSAVFRVITIVGSANALTWLAVAMAVWLWNSRGRHIAAVVASAPAVASALFVGVKDLVHRIRPPGAVPLHLVSYSFPSGHATASTAVLITLSYLLAREGLLSHRAALLIGWLGPLLVGLSRIYLDVHWTTDVLGGWGLGLVVAGLSASAYEHLRARIARASLHPTL; from the coding sequence GCCCGCCTTCCTCACATCGTGGCGCCATCGGCGTGAGCGGCTGGGGGGCTGGCTCCGAACGCTGGCCTGGTACTGGATCGCCATCGTGTCCGCCTCGCTGCTCGGACTCTCCCTCTTCGCCTGGGTGGGCAGTGAGGTGGTCGAGCAGGAGACGAGGGGCTTCGACGAAGCCGTACGCACCTGGGTGCTGGCCCATCAGATTCCGCAGGTTTCGGCGGTGTTTCGGGTGATCACCATCGTCGGCTCGGCCAACGCACTGACCTGGTTGGCGGTGGCCATGGCGGTGTGGCTGTGGAACAGCCGCGGGCGGCATATCGCCGCCGTCGTTGCGAGCGCTCCGGCCGTGGCCAGTGCGCTGTTCGTCGGAGTCAAAGACCTCGTTCATCGCATCCGGCCACCGGGGGCGGTACCTCTGCACCTGGTCTCCTATTCGTTCCCCAGCGGACACGCCACGGCCTCAACCGCCGTGCTCATCACCTTGTCCTACCTCCTGGCCCGTGAGGGACTCCTGTCCCATCGAGCGGCCCTGCTGATCGGCTGGCTCGGACCACTGCTCGTCGGACTGAGCCGGATCTACCTGGACGTCCACTGGACCACGGACGTGCTGGGCGGCTGGGGATTGGGTTTGGTGGTCGCCGGGCTGAGCGCGAGCGCCTACGAGCACCTGCGTGCCCGGATTGCGCGGGCGAGTCTGCATCCGACGCTGTGA
- a CDS encoding von Willebrand factor type A domain-containing protein: MRAAPWSLARRTPGLVAVLCLTLAAAGAAPVRTAPTTGRITGSVRDARGAPLIHAEVQVVSTALSALTDSAGVYLVPAVPAGPVTVRASRTGYAPAESGGTVRAGRTLTLNFTLAPGPMRKQLAQEKAAEPTPIPRSEALRNTDQVMRRGTAALGYVGAARWPSPAEPSNTEAYNLVNENRFLGAATNPLSTFSIDVDAASYSNVRRFLSQGTLPPKDAVRLEELVNYFPYRYPDRSGEHPFAVSTEVAPCPWATDHRLVRIGLQSRRLPTRDLPPSNLVFLIDVSGSMNSPDKLPLVQQAFRTLVHELRPEDHVAIVVYAGAAGLVLPSTSGSDKATILGAIDQLQAGGSTAGGAGIRLAYDVAREHLDPEGNNRVILATDGDFNVGASSDAEMVRLIEQRREEGTFLTVLGFGTGNLKDSKMEQLADKGNGHYAYIDSFREAQKVFVQEFGGTLFTVAKDVKIQVELNPARVQSYRLLGYENRLLAKEDFKDDKKDAGELGSGHSVTALYEVVPVGAREVALDDDSLTYQQVSLRPGARHSSELLTVRLRYKDPRGSSSKLLEVPVTDRTGAASEDMRFASAVAEFAMLLRESEHRGQASWEQVLSLARGARGEDEQGYRGEFIGMVETARTLAGEGGAASGPGEVE, translated from the coding sequence ATGCGAGCCGCACCCTGGTCGCTCGCCCGGCGGACGCCGGGCCTGGTCGCCGTTCTGTGTCTGACGCTCGCCGCCGCCGGGGCAGCCCCCGTCCGGACGGCCCCGACGACCGGACGTATCACCGGATCGGTGCGCGACGCCCGGGGCGCGCCGCTGATTCACGCCGAGGTGCAGGTCGTCAGCACAGCTCTCTCGGCGCTCACGGACAGCGCTGGTGTCTACCTGGTGCCTGCGGTGCCTGCCGGCCCGGTAACCGTGCGGGCCTCGCGCACCGGCTACGCACCGGCCGAAAGCGGCGGCACGGTCAGGGCCGGACGGACACTGACACTCAACTTCACCCTCGCGCCGGGTCCAATGCGGAAACAGCTGGCCCAGGAAAAGGCCGCCGAACCCACTCCCATACCCCGGAGCGAGGCCCTCAGGAACACGGACCAGGTGATGCGCCGAGGGACCGCCGCGCTCGGGTACGTTGGGGCGGCCAGATGGCCCAGCCCGGCCGAGCCGTCCAACACCGAGGCGTACAACCTGGTCAACGAGAACCGCTTCCTCGGAGCGGCCACGAATCCGCTCTCCACCTTCTCCATCGACGTCGACGCCGCCTCCTACAGCAACGTGCGCCGGTTCCTGAGCCAGGGCACGCTGCCGCCCAAGGACGCGGTGCGGCTGGAGGAGCTGGTCAACTACTTCCCCTACCGGTACCCCGACCGGAGTGGCGAGCACCCGTTCGCGGTCTCGACCGAGGTGGCGCCCTGTCCATGGGCCACAGACCATCGGCTGGTCCGCATCGGCCTCCAGTCCCGGCGTCTGCCCACCCGCGACCTGCCGCCGAGCAACCTGGTCTTCCTGATCGACGTCTCCGGCTCGATGAACTCGCCCGACAAGCTGCCGCTGGTCCAGCAGGCGTTCCGGACGCTGGTGCATGAGCTGCGGCCCGAGGACCACGTGGCGATCGTGGTGTACGCCGGCGCTGCGGGCCTGGTGCTGCCGTCCACCAGCGGGTCGGATAAGGCAACGATCCTGGGAGCGATCGACCAGCTCCAGGCGGGCGGCTCGACGGCGGGCGGCGCGGGGATCCGGCTGGCCTACGACGTGGCGCGCGAGCACTTGGACCCGGAGGGCAACAACCGCGTCATCCTGGCCACCGATGGCGATTTCAACGTCGGGGCAAGCAGCGACGCGGAGATGGTGCGCCTGATCGAGCAGCGGCGGGAGGAAGGCACCTTCCTCACCGTGCTCGGCTTCGGCACCGGCAACCTCAAGGACTCGAAGATGGAGCAGCTGGCCGACAAGGGAAACGGCCATTACGCATACATCGACAGCTTCCGCGAGGCGCAGAAGGTCTTCGTGCAGGAGTTCGGCGGGACGCTCTTCACCGTCGCCAAGGACGTGAAGATCCAGGTCGAGCTCAACCCGGCACGGGTGCAGTCCTACCGGCTCCTGGGCTATGAGAACCGGCTCCTCGCGAAGGAGGACTTCAAGGACGACAAGAAGGACGCCGGCGAACTGGGCTCGGGCCACTCGGTCACCGCGCTGTACGAGGTGGTGCCGGTGGGCGCCCGCGAGGTGGCGCTGGACGACGACAGCCTGACCTACCAGCAGGTCTCCCTACGGCCGGGTGCCCGGCACAGCTCGGAGCTGCTCACGGTGCGCCTACGCTACAAGGATCCCAGGGGTTCAAGCAGCAAACTGCTGGAAGTGCCCGTCACCGATCGGACCGGCGCGGCGTCGGAGGACATGCGCTTCGCCTCGGCGGTGGCCGAGTTCGCCATGCTGCTGCGGGAGTCGGAGCACCGCGGGCAGGCAAGCTGGGAGCAGGTGCTGTCGCTGGCCCGGGGCGCGCGAGGAGAGGACGAGCAGGGGTACCGCGGGGAGTTCATCGGGATGGTGGAGACGGCGCGGACCCTGGCGGGCGAGGGCGGCGCGGCATCTGGCCCCGGCGAGGTGGAGTAG
- a CDS encoding M55 family metallopeptidase, giving the protein MRLTTVLSLLCLASVLHAQAPTPPSSAAFRDKHIPYEPGFRVFIVPDMEGMGSVVNIHEVIAGNEAPRYKDLTGPDYWDHFRVLLTQEVNATIRGARLAGARSFVVNEGHGGNLFANVLPWEVDSSAILVRGFPKPLVMVTGIDSSFGTLMFTGAHANAGSPGVLAHNFAFDSFTVNGKSLNEVGINALIAGEMGVSVSLVSGDDVLIEETKGMVPDGFVAIVTKYAVGHSAAITYSPARVRRMLRDGAAEAVRRERRGEFKPFTMDRPYRVEFTLRRSYPDSTVQGVAALSEFKLERTGDRTFRYLTDSARQMGYLLDAIEETVLR; this is encoded by the coding sequence ATGCGATTAACGACGGTGCTCAGTCTGCTCTGCCTGGCCTCGGTGCTCCACGCGCAGGCCCCCACCCCGCCCTCATCGGCGGCGTTTCGGGACAAGCACATACCCTACGAGCCGGGCTTCCGGGTCTTCATCGTTCCCGACATGGAGGGGATGGGGAGCGTGGTGAACATCCACGAAGTGATCGCCGGCAACGAGGCCCCACGGTACAAGGATCTGACGGGTCCGGACTACTGGGATCACTTCCGCGTGCTGCTCACCCAGGAGGTCAACGCCACGATCCGCGGCGCTCGTCTGGCCGGGGCGCGAAGCTTCGTGGTGAATGAGGGGCACGGGGGCAACCTGTTCGCCAACGTGCTGCCGTGGGAGGTCGACAGTAGCGCCATCCTGGTGCGCGGCTTCCCCAAGCCGCTGGTCATGGTCACCGGCATCGACAGCAGCTTCGGCACGCTGATGTTCACCGGCGCGCACGCCAACGCCGGCAGCCCGGGCGTTCTGGCGCACAACTTCGCCTTCGACAGCTTCACGGTGAACGGGAAGTCGCTGAACGAGGTGGGCATCAACGCGCTGATCGCGGGGGAGATGGGGGTCTCCGTCTCCCTGGTGAGCGGAGACGATGTGCTGATCGAGGAGACCAAGGGCATGGTGCCCGACGGCTTCGTGGCGATCGTGACCAAGTACGCCGTGGGACACAGCGCAGCCATCACCTACAGTCCCGCCCGGGTGCGGCGGATGCTGCGTGACGGTGCCGCCGAAGCGGTCCGCCGGGAACGGCGCGGCGAATTCAAGCCGTTCACCATGGATCGGCCATACCGGGTCGAGTTCACCCTCCGCCGGAGTTATCCCGACAGTACGGTGCAGGGGGTGGCGGCGCTCTCGGAGTTCAAGCTCGAGCGGACCGGCGACCGGACCTTTCGCTACCTCACCGACAGCGCCCGCCAGATGGGTTACCTGCTCGACGCCATCGAAGAGACGGTGCTTCGATAA
- a CDS encoding nuclear transport factor 2 family protein produces the protein MATNTIESELLDLEKQYWEAIKNKDANAAMRLSDDPCIITGAQGVGRIDRKRLGGMLSAASYTLHRFELKHDAQVRLLTDDVAVLAYSVHEELTVDGKPVTLNAADSSTWVRREGRWVCALHTEAIAGDPFGRDRVSAGD, from the coding sequence ATGGCAACCAATACGATCGAATCCGAGCTGCTGGACCTGGAGAAGCAATACTGGGAGGCGATCAAGAACAAGGACGCGAACGCCGCGATGCGCCTGAGCGACGACCCCTGCATCATCACCGGGGCGCAGGGGGTCGGGCGCATCGATCGTAAACGGCTCGGTGGCATGCTGAGCGCCGCGTCCTATACCCTGCATCGCTTCGAGCTGAAGCACGACGCGCAGGTGCGTCTGCTGACCGACGATGTTGCCGTCCTGGCGTATAGCGTCCACGAGGAGCTGACCGTGGACGGCAAGCCGGTGACGCTGAACGCGGCGGACTCGTCCACCTGGGTGCGTCGAGAGGGCCGTTGGGTCTGCGCTCTGCACACCGAGGCGATTGCGGGTGATCCCTTCGGGCGTGACCGGGTATCTGCCGGCGACTAG
- a CDS encoding dicarboxylate/amino acid:cation symporter: MKRLPRETGSTMIASRVPRPTRIGPAQRIIVAMLIGLGLGVSFPDGRRGHGFHAADLQILSTLFLRMVAATIVPLLFATLVVGIAGHGDDLKRVGRLALRSLLYFEVVTTLALAVGLLAVNLVQPGIGVSLGTGTAGPVIPTAAAPTFAAVLEHSVPRSVFEAAAGNESLPIVVFAVAFAVALAQVAGPKRQVMLSFCESLSEVMFRLVGMVMQFAPVGVGAAVAVTVGRSGLGALARLGVLVLTLYGSLLAFVALVLVPIALAWKVPIRRFWAATREPCLIAFTTASSEAALPLAFRNMEQLGVPRRIVSFVLPAGYTFNMDGTALYLTLAGVFVAQAAGIAMPLSRQVLMMLTLMLTSKGLAAVPRTSLVVLTGVLGQFGLPLEGVAVILGVDALMDMARTSVNVVGNCLATVVMARWDGSFPAPAGTRTDGLAARAEASR, from the coding sequence GTGAAGCGACTGCCTCGGGAGACCGGATCCACCATGATCGCCAGCCGCGTCCCGCGCCCGACCCGGATCGGGCCGGCCCAGCGCATCATCGTCGCCATGCTCATCGGCCTCGGGCTGGGCGTCAGCTTCCCCGACGGGCGGCGGGGCCACGGCTTCCACGCCGCCGATCTCCAGATTCTCTCGACGCTGTTCCTCCGGATGGTTGCCGCCACCATCGTCCCGCTGCTGTTCGCGACGCTGGTCGTGGGTATCGCCGGGCACGGCGACGACCTCAAGCGGGTGGGCCGGCTGGCCCTGCGGTCGCTGCTCTATTTCGAGGTCGTCACCACGCTCGCGCTCGCCGTGGGGCTGCTGGCAGTGAATCTGGTGCAGCCGGGCATCGGCGTGAGCCTGGGCACGGGCACCGCCGGCCCCGTCATACCGACGGCGGCGGCGCCCACCTTCGCCGCGGTGCTGGAACACAGCGTGCCTCGGAGCGTGTTCGAGGCAGCCGCAGGGAACGAGTCCCTGCCGATCGTGGTGTTCGCCGTCGCGTTCGCGGTGGCACTGGCGCAGGTCGCCGGGCCGAAAAGACAGGTCATGCTGTCGTTCTGCGAGAGCCTGAGCGAGGTGATGTTCCGCCTCGTCGGCATGGTGATGCAGTTCGCGCCAGTCGGCGTCGGCGCCGCCGTTGCCGTGACCGTGGGCCGGAGCGGACTCGGCGCGCTGGCCCGTCTCGGCGTCCTGGTGCTCACCCTCTACGGGTCTCTGCTAGCCTTTGTGGCCCTGGTCCTCGTGCCGATCGCGCTTGCGTGGAAGGTCCCGATCCGCCGTTTCTGGGCGGCGACGAGAGAACCCTGCCTGATCGCGTTCACCACCGCCTCGTCCGAGGCGGCGCTCCCACTCGCCTTCCGGAACATGGAGCAGCTGGGGGTTCCGCGGCGCATCGTGTCGTTCGTCCTGCCCGCAGGCTACACCTTCAACATGGACGGCACCGCGCTCTACCTCACGCTGGCCGGGGTCTTCGTGGCGCAGGCGGCCGGCATTGCCATGCCGCTGTCCCGTCAGGTGCTGATGATGCTCACGCTGATGCTCACCAGCAAAGGCCTCGCCGCGGTTCCCCGAACATCTCTGGTAGTCCTCACGGGCGTGCTCGGGCAATTCGGGCTCCCGCTCGAGGGAGTCGCCGTGATTCTCGGCGTGGACGCCCTCATGGATATGGCGCGGACGTCGGTGAACGTCGTGGGGAACTGTCTGGCCACGGTGGTGATGGCGCGCTGGGATGGCTCGTTCCCCGCGCCAGCAGGAACCCGTACGGATGGCCTGGCTGCACGAGCGGAGGCGTCGCGATAA
- a CDS encoding DUF4397 domain-containing protein, with the protein MRNIAQVRLLIGAALVAALACSDSDSDGTGPGDLTGTLRVIQASQSTTALDVLVDGSVVASGLDAGTVSSAIPISTGQRTVEVRPSGGSPSPTTLHLAVAADSQYTAVVIDSSSVLNPIVVTDTGAVPAAGKSKLQVANLARLAGPIDVYRRQPDFDGIIDLAFPFDYRTMSGYVQSDPGDWQVLVATEARVGGVPPAEPQDTLLIVDPVTLAADQAATVVLTDDPAGGIAAVVVQER; encoded by the coding sequence ATGCGCAACATCGCACAGGTTCGTCTGCTGATCGGCGCGGCCCTTGTTGCCGCGCTCGCATGCAGCGACAGTGACAGCGACGGCACCGGTCCCGGCGACCTCACTGGCACCCTCCGCGTCATCCAGGCATCCCAGAGCACCACAGCGCTGGACGTGCTGGTGGACGGCAGCGTCGTCGCATCCGGACTGGACGCGGGAACGGTCTCTTCCGCCATCCCGATCTCGACCGGCCAACGTACCGTCGAGGTCAGGCCCTCGGGGGGAAGCCCGAGCCCGACAACGCTTCACCTCGCCGTCGCCGCGGACTCCCAGTACACGGCCGTGGTGATCGATTCGTCCTCGGTGCTGAATCCCATTGTGGTGACCGATACCGGAGCGGTTCCCGCTGCCGGCAAGAGCAAGCTGCAGGTGGCCAATCTGGCGCGGCTCGCGGGGCCGATCGACGTGTACCGCCGCCAGCCGGACTTCGACGGAATCATCGACCTGGCGTTCCCGTTCGACTATCGCACCATGAGCGGCTACGTGCAGAGTGATCCTGGCGATTGGCAGGTACTGGTCGCCACCGAGGCGCGTGTCGGCGGTGTGCCGCCCGCGGAGCCTCAGGATACGCTGCTGATCGTGGACCCGGTGACGCTGGCGGCCGACCAGGCGGCCACCGTCGTGCTCACGGATGACCCCGCCGGTGGCATCGCGGCGGTGGTCGTACAGGAGCGCTAG
- a CDS encoding aldehyde dehydrogenase family protein, with product MARAVRTAAPTLAIRSPYSGELVGHAPLAGPGEVAAAIDAAVAAAPAAQALPSHARASALDRIHGGVAGRRDELARLLAREAGKPLALARMEIDRAVFVFQQGAEEAKRMGGEVIPMDLLPHGERRWGLTRRFPLSPISAIIPFNFPVLLAAHKLAPAMACGAAMILKPPPQDPLATLLLGEIIRESGYPPGAAAVLLCTNEDSAALIDDPRVRMISFTGSARVGWEVRRRAPTKRVTLELGGNAAVIVEPDADLEHAVRRCVAGGYLYAGQSCISTQRILVHQSIYQRFAERFVTAVGALRTGDPLAETTDVGPMIDQASAERAATWIAEAAAAGARVAVGGGRTGATLQPTVLLDSTSAMRVNCEEIFAPVTTLRPYPDFDHAIATVNDSQYGLQAGLFTNDMRRILRAFERIEVGALVVNDVPGFRVDHAPYGGVKASGQGREGVRYAIEEMTELRLLVVGDV from the coding sequence GTGGCCCGCGCAGTGAGGACCGCGGCGCCAACCCTGGCGATCCGAAGCCCCTACTCGGGCGAGCTGGTTGGTCACGCCCCGCTGGCCGGCCCCGGCGAGGTGGCCGCCGCCATCGATGCCGCCGTGGCGGCCGCGCCCGCGGCGCAGGCTCTGCCGTCCCACGCGCGCGCTTCGGCGCTCGACCGCATCCACGGGGGTGTGGCCGGGCGCCGGGACGAGCTCGCCCGTCTGCTGGCCCGGGAGGCGGGCAAGCCACTCGCGCTGGCACGCATGGAGATCGACCGCGCGGTTTTCGTGTTCCAGCAGGGTGCGGAGGAGGCCAAGCGGATGGGCGGCGAGGTGATCCCCATGGACCTGCTGCCGCACGGCGAGCGGCGTTGGGGCCTCACCCGACGGTTCCCGCTCTCGCCCATCTCCGCGATCATCCCGTTCAACTTCCCCGTGCTCCTCGCCGCCCACAAGCTGGCGCCCGCGATGGCGTGCGGCGCCGCCATGATCCTCAAGCCGCCGCCGCAGGACCCGCTCGCCACCCTGCTGCTGGGCGAGATCATCCGGGAGAGCGGCTACCCGCCTGGCGCCGCCGCCGTCCTGCTCTGCACCAACGAAGACTCGGCAGCGCTCATCGACGATCCCCGGGTGCGGATGATCAGCTTCACCGGCTCGGCCCGGGTCGGCTGGGAGGTGCGCCGGCGAGCTCCGACCAAGCGGGTGACGCTCGAGCTCGGCGGCAACGCCGCCGTGATCGTCGAGCCGGACGCGGACCTGGAGCACGCGGTGCGGCGCTGCGTGGCCGGCGGGTATCTCTATGCGGGGCAGTCCTGCATCTCGACCCAGCGGATCCTGGTGCACCAGTCGATTTACCAGCGGTTCGCCGAGCGCTTCGTGACGGCGGTCGGCGCACTCCGGACCGGAGACCCGTTGGCGGAGACGACCGACGTCGGGCCGATGATCGACCAGGCGAGTGCCGAGCGCGCGGCGACGTGGATCGCCGAGGCGGCGGCGGCCGGAGCCCGGGTCGCGGTCGGTGGCGGACGGACGGGGGCCACGCTCCAGCCGACGGTGCTGCTCGACAGCACCAGCGCCATGCGAGTCAACTGCGAAGAGATCTTTGCCCCGGTCACCACGCTTCGCCCGTACCCCGACTTCGACCACGCCATCGCGACGGTCAACGACTCGCAGTACGGGCTGCAGGCCGGGCTCTTCACCAACGACATGCGGCGGATCCTGCGGGCATTCGAGCGAATCGAAGTGGGCGCCCTGGTGGTGAACGACGTGCCCGGCTTCCGGGTGGACCACGCGCCGTACGGCGGGGTGAAGGCGTCGGGACAGGGGCGCGAGGGCGTCCGCTACGCGATCGAGGAGATGACCGAGCTCAGACTGCTCGTGGTCGGTGACGTGTGA
- a CDS encoding LysR family transcriptional regulator yields MNITDRLGLPALRYFATLAEELHFGRAATRLRIAQPFLSQKIRALEEALGSPLFLRTSRHVELTEAGAAFLESTRKTLRELERGVHRVHALGRGELGTIDIGYVMIGMLMVVPDLLKTFRSRYPRVRLSLHEVSTVPGAAQLGQGEFDLGFLSQPVTEPGLRIHRTWSEPFCAAVPSDHPLAKARKIRLRDLASEPFVSVVRWSSYEMYDQMMRDCQAAGVTLSIVEEAGSWQAAISLVAAGMGVAIAPACVSRLRFPGVRYRELSGTTPAYGLALCTGEGVLSPAVESFLTTISPGHG; encoded by the coding sequence ATGAATATCACTGACCGACTGGGACTTCCGGCTCTCCGCTACTTTGCGACGCTGGCCGAGGAGCTGCATTTCGGGCGCGCCGCCACCCGTCTCCGCATCGCCCAGCCGTTCCTGAGCCAGAAGATCCGAGCCCTGGAGGAGGCCCTGGGGTCGCCGCTCTTCCTCCGCACCAGCCGGCACGTGGAGCTGACCGAGGCCGGCGCCGCGTTCCTCGAGTCCACCCGCAAGACCCTGCGCGAGCTCGAGCGAGGAGTGCACCGGGTCCACGCGCTCGGCCGCGGCGAGCTGGGGACGATCGACATCGGCTACGTCATGATCGGGATGCTGATGGTGGTGCCGGACCTGCTGAAGACGTTCCGATCGCGCTACCCACGGGTGCGCCTTTCCCTGCACGAGGTCTCCACCGTCCCGGGGGCGGCGCAGCTTGGGCAGGGCGAGTTCGACCTCGGCTTCCTCAGCCAGCCGGTGACCGAGCCCGGGCTGCGCATCCACCGGACCTGGAGCGAGCCGTTCTGCGCGGCCGTACCGAGCGATCACCCACTGGCGAAGGCCCGGAAGATCCGCTTGCGCGACCTGGCCTCGGAACCGTTCGTGTCCGTGGTCCGGTGGTCCTCGTACGAGATGTACGATCAGATGATGCGCGACTGTCAGGCGGCGGGCGTGACGCTCTCGATTGTCGAGGAGGCAGGATCCTGGCAGGCGGCGATCAGCCTGGTGGCAGCCGGGATGGGGGTGGCGATCGCACCGGCCTGCGTCAGCCGGCTGCGCTTTCCGGGGGTGCGCTATCGGGAGCTGTCGGGTACGACCCCGGCTTACGGCCTGGCGCTGTGCACCGGCGAGGGGGTGCTGTCACCGGCGGTGGAGTCGTTTCTGACCACGATCTCACCCGGCCACGGGTAG
- a CDS encoding N-acetyltransferase has protein sequence MPPIVPSRVRLITSTDIENLLPELMDVLRESVHGGASLGFLPPLTQEEGRRYWRSLTPEVRGGSRMLFAATVAGRLVGSGQLALSSWPNGRHRAEVQKLMVAAAWRGRGIGGSLMKALHETARQLGRPLLLLNTRRGDRAERFYRGLGYKEVGLIPGYSIGPEGEAYDNLVMYQLLVPSP, from the coding sequence ATGCCGCCGATCGTGCCGTCGCGCGTGCGCCTGATCACGTCCACTGACATCGAGAATCTTCTACCCGAGCTCATGGACGTGCTGCGCGAGTCGGTGCACGGCGGAGCCTCGCTTGGGTTCCTCCCGCCACTGACGCAGGAGGAAGGCCGCCGCTACTGGCGGTCGCTCACTCCAGAGGTCCGGGGTGGCTCACGGATGCTCTTCGCAGCCACCGTGGCGGGCCGGCTCGTCGGGTCAGGCCAGCTCGCGCTCTCCTCGTGGCCCAATGGCCGGCACCGGGCCGAGGTGCAGAAGCTGATGGTCGCGGCGGCGTGGCGAGGGCGGGGGATCGGCGGGAGCCTGATGAAGGCCCTGCACGAGACCGCGCGGCAGCTCGGCCGCCCGCTGCTCCTGCTTAATACTCGCCGCGGCGATCGCGCCGAGCGGTTCTACCGCGGGCTCGGATACAAAGAGGTGGGGCTGATTCCCGGATACAGCATCGGTCCAGAGGGAGAAGCGTACGACAATCTGGTGATGTACCAGCTGCTGGTGCCGTCGCCGTGA